The genomic region ACGCAACATTGTTTCTTATGCTTTTTTCCATATTTTATGAACTGTGTTCGGTTttttccataattaacatcttagTATGCTTGATTTGAACCAAAAAACACAACTCTTATCTTCTAATTACGTCAGTTGTTTtactttaagtatgtttttataagtttttatgtataaataatttttaactatttttttataaagaacGCATCACATACGTGATGTGCTCGCATCGCGCTCGCGCATCACGCATCAGATTTTTGGACTAAACGCATCGGAGCGCATCACGCAATTTAAAACCAAGATCAGTAATTAATTGTGAGTTAGGTTTCTACTTTGCGCCTGATTTGAAGTTAATTGCTAAGATAGTGAATAAATCAAAGTTTTCCTATATGTGTGCATATGTATGTATGGATGGATGTATGCACTCAAAGTATTAGACACTCAAGAATCAAGATACATCGTTACTTCGTGTTTTGACTATCACAGGTTCAACGGTTACGCGCTTCAAACAGTTCGGTTAAAGGAACATTTGGAACTTTTTTAATGATTGTACAAAAAGAAGGGTGGAAGCAATTATTTTCAGGACTGAGCATTAATTATTTGAAGGTGAAATACTTTTTATAAAACATTCATTACTATATCTAAAGGTAGCAAGATGGGCGGGTCAAACGGGTTGGGTAATAGGTTTAAAGGGGTTGAAAGTGGTTGTTAGTTAAATGGTGACGCGACACCTTTTTGATGATGCACGTTAACTatgtagttaatgcggtaaaaaatcggatatcagtcaaggaccgatatttgaaatataggttatctcggtgagatatcggtaattttaatataatgcagaatatatatatttagcaatttaacaccaataattcagtgatatatcggtcatatatcggttatatcggtcaatatcgccgataatatcggtaccgatattttgaccgatattttactaagtgaccgatatgaccgatatatcaccgatattaactgcatagcgtTAGATTTCATTAATTTTTTTACGAACAATGACAAAAAAGGTTAAGGTTCTCATTATTTGCCTGGTAATTTGTCGATTTTCAGGCTGTACCATCGGTTGCAATTGGATTTACCGTCTACGATGTTATGAAAGCGTACTTGCGGGTCCCATCGCGAGATAAAGCCGTTGTGGAAGTCTCGACAAATAAAAGAGAACTCCAAACATCAACTTTGTCCTCATCACAATCTGCTTCTTAAAATGATAAAATCCAACATAATGCGGTATTCTTTTTTCTCATTGATTAGTAGGTATTGAGGCCATTAACAAGTGTACATTTGATTGTTGTGTAACCTAGCCTAGGTTATTATGCGGTATATATATAAGCTATAGGTTGAGATTGAGAATAATGTAGGGTATATGTTACATGTCAAGATCCAAAACAATGTACATAACAATAAGATTTGTAGATCAATTTGTAATATCTATTCATGAATAATATAATGATTCAAACaagtaggggtgtgcatgggtcggtttggttcggtttttaccattaaccataaccataacaaTAATCGAACTTCGGTTACGAAGTCGGTTTTGGTTATTTCGGTTATCTAACCAATTAAGGTTTCTCACCGACTAAACCTTCAAAAAATGTTGGATACATGGAGCGAGGAGCGAAGAGCAAAGAGGGAAGGTGTGGGAGTGGAATAGGTGAGTTCCGCTAAAAATAAATGTCTTTGGTTAGAGCCTTCTGCTCAATCGGCTTCCCACAATGGACATTCTTTCGAGTAGGGGATTTTTTTGGCCCGTCGGTTTGTCCCTTATTTGCGTCTTCCACTGAATCTGCAGAACATTTGTTCACCTCGTGCTATGTGGCGTTCGTTATATGGCAACGCATTAGCTCGTGGTGTCGCATTCTGCCGTTCGTGTATTCCATCCAAGATGTCTTTGAAATTCACAAGTTTATTCCGCGTTCGGATGTCAAGAAGAGGATGGTGTTGTCTATAGTTATGGTGGTCTGTTGGTGCTTGTGGAAGGCTAAAAAAATCGCATTTTCAAAGATATTCAGCCGAAGATAGATGGTATTTGTGGGGAGAACAAATCCTATAGTATGTAAGTTGTTTTGTGTCGTCGTTTAGCCGCTCTTGTTAGTGGCTTGCTAGTTTAGTGTGCTTTTTTTCTAATGAAAGTTGCCGTTCAATAAAAAGAAATTTAGAAAAGAGCATGATTAGATTTGCTTATTTAGACTTAAGTTAACGCCCAACACCAACAGTATAATAAACATATTAAAATGTACAAATTTACGCAATCTTAAACAAAGTTATACTAATCTACCGCATGGTTGTATGAGGTTCACATTCACATTTGATGTAAACTAGTCTTAGTTCCTCCGCGTTGCGATGAGGGGCGTAAAACCGTGCTACCAGCATTGCAGGGACATATAAAACCATGTTAAGTAACaaccaataaaataaaaacaCGAGTTTCTAGCACCAAGTGACTCACATGACATAAAACGTAGTCAAAATaaaatttataccgacacgtattaGAAAGTCGAAAAGGTAAAAAAACGTAAGGGATCAAATGTGACCATCAAACACAGTGCTAAGTACCAACCGAACTTCGACCAAATCCGggaaaaacgtaaaacaaaagtaacaaaaaaataaactcatttaatttttgtgacaaaattataaataaatcaaAGTTTTATTACGAAAACACACACAAAAGACGAAaccataaaaagacaaaaaaattaCTATTCCAttatgaattaatatatatatagagaTAATATTTCAAAAAATATATCTTCAAAATTATAGGTTTGAATACTCCTCGACTTCCACAGTTCGGCTACATCCCATATAGATACAAAGTATTAAATAGTGTGTCCATATGAGATAAATGTTAAATAGTGTGTATGCTTTTCAATTTTGACTAgatgaaaacaaacaaaaacatatAATAAATTTATAGAGAATTTTTTTTCAACGAAAAAATGGGATCCAATGATACACAACTACATTCCATTAAATGGCACATGTTACTTAAACTTTAAAAGCAAGTAATATattaaatgaaatgaaatgaaatagagGGTTTAGATCGAATCCAATTCGGAGAAATTTATGGTATTATGTTGTATAGTATTTATTTAACAATAACGAAatgatttagaaaaaaaaactaattggATTGGTAAACAAATCATGACGGACATTTTTGGAGGCTCAATAAGCAAAAGTTGGGCCCTTTTTATAAAGATAAAGAATGAAAGGAATACATACAGATGCACATTAGTTTTGTCTAACATCCCCTTCAAGCGGAAAGTTGGCGGGTGGATGCCAAGGCGATCACGGAAGAATTCAAATTGCGATCGATGAAGACTTTTAGTGAAAATATCCGTATCCTGAAGCTTGGTTGGAACAAAGCGAGTGTACAACTTCCCAGATGATACAAGTTCGCGAACAAAGTGATAATCTAGACCAATATGTTTAGCACGTTTATGGGAGACCGAATTTTGAGTCAAGAAGAAGGCACTTTTGTTGTCACATAATAATGTCGGTCGATCATGCAGAAGGACATGCAACTCCCGAAGAAGATGAGTGATCCATATGATTTCAGTAGCAATGTTGGCCATGACACGATACTCAGATTCACAACAGAGTGAGCAATTGAGGGTTGTTCCTTGGCACTCCAAGAGACAAGATTTCCACCCAAAAATATTGAATAACCATACGTTGAGCGACGTATGTCAATGCAACAAGTCAACATTCGAAAAACCAAAAATGACAATTTTAACACGTTTGGTAAAATGGAGACCGTATGCCAAAGTGCCTTTGCATAGCGAAGAATGCGCTTGACATGTTGAAAATGTGTAGCAGTGGGATGTTGGAAGAACTAGCTAACTTGATTAACCGCATAAGAGATGTCAGGTCCGGTAATGGTGAGGTATTGAAAAGCCCCAACCAGAGACCTGTAGTCTGTAAGTGGTGGGTTCTGGAAGAACTAGCTAACTTTATTAACCGCATAATCAACAAGATTTGGACAAACATTAGCATAATGACCGTCTGTGCGACAAACTTGGCAATGAGGGAGACAGCGACCTTTACCATGATCGCAGTGCCGCTGACCATAATGACCACCATGACCCCTAGGGTTGGGTGTGGTGTGAGGGCTTTGGGAAGAAAAGGCAATGGTGGGAGTTGAGGGTCCATTTAAGGATCTTAGAAACAATTCATGGGACTCACTTTGAACGAGAAGGTAACGGAAAAACAAGATGGGTTTGGATGCATGGATGGCGGTTGAGAATGTTTCGAAGGAAACACCAAGTCCACAAAGAAATCAATGGACCTTGTCGGGTTCTTCAAAAACATGATCCAAAACTTCAATTGACTGCATACAAACATGACATAAATAGATGGAATATCCAAACCTTTGGATCTCAAATTATATCTCATGGGAAGACGATCAAAAAACATACGCCACATTAGGATATTAACCTTTCTTGGGACATAACTATTCTAGTAGGATGAGGACCGTGTGAAAAAAAACCTTATAAATCTAATTCTTAATGGTCTTAACTATGAAAACATCATCAAAATCCAAATCCCAAATCcatttagagggtgtttggggttgagttttgaaaatagattatgcgttttgaataatcagaatcagattattaactgtaacaaaacgtgatgttgaaagatagtgtttggatttgattatgttgcttgatatcacaatacttagataatcaactatttgagtgtttggcaaataatcaatttttggaaaactACGTTTTGTtgcaggggggggggggggttggaaaactgcgttttgtaactttctaaacgcaaataatcaattttttaatttttttttacccaaacATTCAAAACTGATTATTACGATTTCAAAAGTCAATAATCTAAAAATCTCCTTCAAAACTTAACTCCAAACACCCCCTTATTCTACCTTCAACCAAATTCATTAATCCCAACAAAGTACTAGGCGGATAAATTTGCTTTGACTATAAAGAAGTTGGGCCGGGTCACCCATCTTTGTTGTTATCAAACAAAATGACTAGAAATGAAATGTATAAGCCTCAAGTTGGGCTTAGTCACCGTGTTTTTTCATAGGCCAGACCTTGTTTTCCAGCCCACTACTCTGCATCGTCTCAATTTTCATTTTTCTAAATTTTGGGTTTGGTCCGTAGCTTTTCAGAATTACACGGATGGTCTATGTAGTTTGTACTTTGTAACGCACTTAGTCCtaagccaacaaatctaaaggtttcaagaggtccaaattagaataaatgtgttacaaagtgtaaaccacagggaccatctatgTAATTTTGGCAAAAAACTGAAGACTAAATGCGTTATAAAATACAAAATACCAAGATTAGCCATGTACTTTTAAAAAGCTAAGGACtgaattcaaaatttaaaaaaaaccaGGGTGGGTGACTATCAGTGTATTTACTCTAAAAAGTTAATCACTTTGTTACTTCAATGACACATAATCATATTTTGACATTACCGACTATGATTCATTCTTATTTGCTTTTATAAAAGTTCATATAACGCTAAAACAACAAAAGATTATAAATAAGTTAATAGTCAAAATCTTGTAAAGTTGACGAAAAATCGAAATCTTAAATATAAATacaagagtaaactgccattttggtccctgagatttggttacttttgccactttagtccaaaactcaaaccttttgcatctgggtccctgtggttttagttttattgccattttggtccaaaagtgaaatcaggcCATACTGGTCtcataaaatcctgcaattttgtcagttttctcaggggcaaatcaggtcatatttgtcttataaaatatggtatttatttataaaaaagaaatgatcattttgcccctgcggaaaatgacaaaataacaggattttataagacaaatatgacctgatttcatttttggaccaaaatggcaataaaactgaaaccacagggacccagatgcaaaaagtttgagttttggactaaagtgacaaaattgaccaaaccacagagaccaaaatggcagtttactctaaatataAAGTAGTCAAACTTTTATAGAAGCTTAAAATGTACAATACCCTTATAAAATAGGCATATACTATATAAGACCATATGTAATGGGCAATATAGGGGCATGAAAGAGTTTGATAAAGCCCCTAGCACCATCCCCTTGGGCGTTATAGGGGCATGAAAAGGGAggggcatttctataataatgcTCAGAAGGAAAAAAATGGTATGTATTGAATGAAATGGGCATTAACCGTTACACATTTTTTACAGGGGCGTTATAATGTTGATGTGGTGAAAAATACCCGTTAGGGGGCATTATCCATTACACATGGTCTAATAATTAAGACCATGCGTCAAAAGAAACAATATATATGTCACCTTAATAAAATATTCGATGGCAAGTTTTAGTTCAGAATAATACTATACAAATATACATGCATCCACGTCTTTGCTAAACCACGATGAAATCAAACGAACTTGCCATGCGATACTCATCACCTTTGCTTTTAAAACCGTTCATAATCAACTCCGAATTGGATATTCTGTTCCGTTCATAACTCTGTCTTTGCGCCACCGCCTAAACTACTTGTGATCACCTTTGCTTTTAAAACCGTTCATAATCAAACAAAGGTTAACAAAAAGTCAAAATCAACCACCAACCCCCAAACCCCAAAACCAACATCAACTACTTAAAATCAAAGAGCCGGTCCtaagaattcgtgtaccctgttcgagctcgaaaaaatgtgcccttagaCCTTAACGAATTTAGGTATTTgactcactaaaggtctaaacctaacgccaaaggggttaataactaatctaaaccataagaatagttttgtaagggggcctgtgttggtgtttgtatgaaTGTACGcaattaaaaaatattttacatatgcATATCGGGTTTTCTCATTAAAAAAACGTGCCCCttgaaatatcgggccctggccggtggtccttcCCGCCCACCCCAGGGCCGGCCATGCAGCAAGCTTCCAGTTCCAACCATACCTCGAACTCGAAAACTCGTGAAGCCTACCGGTATTAGAAAACACAATAATCCCAACTTCAGCATCACACAACACAGACAGTTCATGAGCTGCAAGTGGTAGGAGTGGTGGTGgttggcgacaagagtggtggtGAGGAGATTAGGTTACAGGGGTTTAGAAAGAGAGGGTTGATAAATGTCACCTTCTTACGAATACGAGCGAGCATGACGAGCTTTTCTGTTATCTTGACAAGTTCTGCCGGAcgcagggccgtctccgaaactGTTATAAACACTTTGGGCCCTGGGCGAGATAAAAAACCGGACCCTATCAAccctattatattatattattcaAAGTTTCAATTAAATATAATACTATCTTTTTTACCACAGTCAACACAACTCGTTTCCGAACTAAATTTACGTTGAAACGTAGAGTAATCCAAATGTATACCATTAAATGAAAATGTATTACATTTGATCCGACTTATTTACAAATACAATTTGCGTCGAAATGTAGAACTactcaaaacgtacataaaataaacacatgCGGTGGCGTCATATGTGGCGTAATAAAGTATAGACTACAATCGACCCGAATCGTTTCTGAACTAAATTTACGTTGAAATGTATAGCAACTTAAATTTATATTGTGGaataaaaacgtattatatttgacccaattTGTTTCCAAACTaaatttatgtcaaaacgtatataaaataaaatatgctTTCTTCAAATAAAATACTAATATTATCAATAGCAGTTATAATTAAAAGGAAAATACATTTTAGATAATCTGTGAAGTTCAATTTCCTATTagaaaaaagaaagagaaaaatgcaatttgcgtccctgtggtatgtcccATACATCAACTTGAgcccctaaattaaatttttggttttttgagcccctgactttataaattcataacactTTGAGTCCTTCTGTCAAGATTCCGTCCGTTTGACCGTTTGACTATTGTTAAATGTCCAATATACCCTTAATGACCTTATTTAAATAATCCCTTATCCCCTAAATTTGTCAAACtgattcataagaaccctaaccCCCAATTCCCCTAACCCCCAATTCCCTAATCGATTAATCCAGTGTGAAGATGTCTCAACAATCAGCTTCAAGCTCCAACAAAAAATCAGCTGGTGGGGAAGCTTCTCAATTCCTTTGTTCTTGTGGTGCAGCTACGTGGTACAAGGTATCAAAGACGGAAGCTAACCCAAATCGACGATTCTTATGCTGTGTAAGTTAAAATTATAGAAGAAAGATTGAAGTTATATGGCAAATTCCTGATTGATTTGTTTTTACAGAAGAAAGATTGTGGATTTATAAGGTGGGCTGATACACCTTCATCTCCACCTTCAAATTCATGCTCTGCTTGTGAGAAGGTAATACCCGCATTGTTAAGGAGCATGGAAAAGAAAGATGATTTTGCAATGAAGAAAGCTAACGAAGTGATGTTTTTTAAGATGTGTTTATTGTTTAGTTGGTTAATGATTGTGGTTGTCTATGTGTACTTTTAGTTTAATGTAACAGCTCTTAATGTAATGAATGTTGGTTATGTGTCTTGTTTTGCTTAATGTATGAAGGAGCATTCAACATGTTTTGTTTAGTATCACTTTAATGCTATCAATGTTGCTGTTGATGTGTAGAATAACGAATTGGTTGAGGAAGTGGCGGACAATGAGTTTGACATAGTGCCCCATGTGTTGAATGAGGAGTGGTTTGATGACTATGATGCTGTGATAGAAGTGTTGAAAGCAGAGTATGAAGCATCTCTTCCAGATCCAGCAGCGGACTACGACTCAGAAGAGTTGGAAAGGGATAGGTGGGAATGTGCAGTTCAACCACCGGAGGATGATTGGTACCATGATCCGTACCCGGGAGAGCATTCTTCTGACTCTGAATGGTCAAATGATGATGCTCATTGGAAGTAGATTGTTAGGGTTTTCCATGTTTGTATTGTAACATTAACTGCATGTCTTTGTATTGATACGTTTAATGAAATTTAGTTGGTTGAAATTTAGTTGGTTGAAATTTAGTGTTTGTATTAACAGAATTGCAAACAGAATTGCAAACACAAACTGCATACACAAACTGCATACACAAACTGCATACACAAACTGCCAAACTGCATACACAAACAGAACTGCATACACAAACTGCATAAACTACACAAACTGCAGTTGAACATCAACTGCATACATAAATTGCATAATCTGCATTACAAGTCTTAAACCAGTCTTAAACAACATTCTTAAACCATACTTAAACCATACATAAACAAGTTGTCAAACAAGTCTTAAACAAGTCTTAAACCATTGAAATCAACCTAACTAAGCTTCAGTCTCACTTGGTGCACCTTGTGATACAGATTGAGATTCTTGAACATTCTCCCCTCCCAGGCCCTTGCAAGTCCTACTGTTGTGACCCAGGCTTCCACACTTGCCACACTTCTTCCTGGTTTTGTTTTCTCCACCTGCAACTTGATTCTCACTTGGTGCTTGTACAACATTCTCCACATTCTCACTTGGTGCATGTACAACATTCTCCACATTCTCCCCACCCTGGCCCTTGCATGTCCTACTGTTGTGTCCCAAATTCCCACACTTGCTGCACTTGGTTGTATAGCCCTTCCTGGTCATTTTTCCCTCACTATCAAAATGAGCTTCAACTTCAGCCTCACCCACtgatttcttcctcttcttttgTGGCCTCCCAACCTGCTTATGGTGTTTGGGAGGCAGAAGTTTGGTGGGGCATGGTGAGGGTATCCAATTCTCAGGCCCGGGAATTGGATTAATCACATTTTCATAAACCTTCTTCCATGTGGATAACCAATACACTTGATCAACCAATTCCTCTGGCACCCCTATCCTAATATCATTCCTGGCCATATCATTGATTGCAGCCACTGCATGTTTACATGGCATGCCAGTTAAATCCCACTTTCTGCAGGTGCATGTTCTGTTCTTCATATTAACAACACACTGGGATCTTGAGCTATTCACCTACACAAAATCAGTATCCAACATTGAGTTGTGAGGCTTATGAACTCTAAACATAAAGGGTGTTATGAACTCTAAACATACCTGGTACTGTTCTGCATCCACCATTAAAACATTGAGTTGTGAGGCTTCTTCTTTgatcttattaaacacttcttgagCATGAGGAGTTAATGGACCATGAGATTTAGCTTGAACCTTCTTTACATTCACAATTCTTTTGGTCATGTACACTCTTATGAACTCTAAACATGTGATTACAGGTTTGTCTCTGGCTCCTATCAACTGCCTATTGAACACTTCACATATATTATTCAACAATATGTCACATTTGGCCCTACCTGAAAAGTGTGCTTTTGACCAACTGCTTGCTGGGATAGTTGATAGCTTTTCATGGAAACCAGGCTCTGCAATCTTCATTTCTTCCATTGCATTTTCAAAATATGGCATTGATGTCTTGCTGGCTACTCCATACAACAAGTTTTTGTACACATCACCAGGCCAATCCTTCTTCAGATTCTGGTGGATATGTCTTAAACAGAACCTGTGTTCAGATTCTGGGAACACTTTGGATAATGCAGGCAGTAGTCCCTGCCTCATACAATGTAAGTTAGATATGATAAAATGGCATAAGCATTTAAATGATAAAATTCCATACCTTTTGCCTATCTGAGATGAAAGTGAAGTTGGTACTGTCTCCTAAGCCAAGATCATCTTTGAGTAATTCCAAAAACCATTCCCAAGATTTAAAAGTTTCAGCCTCCACTAAAGCATATGCTACAGGATATATACCATTGTTGCCATCAACACCAACTGCAGTAAGAATCTGTCCTGGAAATGGACCTTTCATAAAACATCCATCTAGTCCCAATATTTCTCTACCACACATCTTGAACCCTCTCATAATAGAAGCAAAACAAACATAACATCTCTTGAATTGTAGGAAGACTAGGGTTAGCACAGGGTTCACAATCTATTATAATTGTGCTACCTGGATTTGCCCTCAACAGTGCTTCACAATAAGACCTTAGGATACCATACTGCTCTCTATAATCTCCAATGATCCTTGTTGTAGCAATTCTTTTAGCCCTAAACACTTTCTGGATTGAAACATTCAACTGATGGTTCTTCACAAGCATATCCTGTATGGCTGGCAAAGGCATGTCAGGGTTTGACTCGATCATGGGTTGGATCTCCTTAGCTATCTGAGACATGGTGTACAGGCCCACTTCTCTTGTTTGGAGGCAATGATGTTGTGAGGTAATGGTTTTCACACACCAAGATTCCTTTTCAGTTCTCCTGGAGATCTGAACCGCCCAAGGACAAGTGGGCTTCAAGTGCCTTTTATCTTGTTTTAACCCTACCCCTCTAAATTTACTATTCTGCCCCTCAGTAGAACCCAAAGTAGGATTAGTCCCAAGACAAATAACTCTGAACCTCAACTTATCATTTTTTAATATGTAAATCTGCCTTCTACTCTTAACAGCATATGTCTTAACCATGTCATTCAATTGTTTTTTATCTGGTATTAATTGACCAA from Helianthus annuus cultivar XRQ/B chromosome 10, HanXRQr2.0-SUNRISE, whole genome shotgun sequence harbors:
- the LOC118482779 gene encoding uncharacterized protein LOC118482779 gives rise to the protein MKGPFPGQILTAVGVDGNNGIYPVAYALVEAETFKSWEWFLELLKDDLGLGDSTNFTFISDRQKGLLPALSKVFPESEHRFCLRHIHQNLKKDWPGDVYKNLLYGVASKTSMPYFENAMEEMKIAEPGFHEKLSTIPASSWSKAHFSGRAKCDILLNNICEVFNRQLIGARDKPVITCLEFIRVYMTKRIVNVKKVQAKSHGPLTPHAQEVFNKIKEEASQLNVLMVDAEQYQVNSSRSQCVVNMKNRTCTCRKWDLTGMPCKHAVAAINDMARNDIRIGVPEELVDQVYWLSTWKKVYENVINPIPGPENWIPSPCPTKLLPPKHHKQVGRPQKKRKKSVGEAEVEAHFDSEGKMTRKGYTTKCSKCGNLGHNSRTCKGQGGENVENVVHAPSENVENVVQAPSENQVAGGENKTRKKCGKCGSLGHNSRTCKGLGGENVQESQSVSQGAPSETEA